The Perca flavescens isolate YP-PL-M2 chromosome 8, PFLA_1.0, whole genome shotgun sequence DNA window aagtaaagtacaagtacctcaacattttgaCTTAAATACTGTACACAGAGTAgtactgagagagagaaacacttctatttttctgtttggtaaagggctgcaactaacgattattttcattgtcgaatCATcgttattttctggatgaattaCTTGTTTGGTCTCCAAAacgtcagaaaatggtgaaaaatgtggatcagtgttccccaaaaagcccaagatgatgtcctcaaatgtctcgttttgtccccaactcaaagatattcagtttcctgtcccagaggagagaagacactagaacaactgctgacatcagagaagtttttatctttcttttataaaaaaaaattacttaaaccgattcatcgattatcaaaatagttggcgattttttaatagttgacaacttatcgattaatctttgcagctcttacTGTGATGTTGGTCACTAAAatcttagtttatttattatgCGTTTTTATTCATGAGCCTAGAATTTTAAAGTCTTCTGTCTTGCACTGACTTATTGACCGACTAGTGGATGTGGAAACACAATTTAGTTTTCCTGCGGTGCCTAAAAATGACACAAAGGAAGATGTTTAGACTTGTTCTTCAGTTCACTTTACAAATGTCCTCCTCTCCTATCCTGTCCTCCTGTTCTTAAACATGTAGTTGTCATCGTGGAAACGTGAATGAGTTTTCTGCTCCAAACACCCGTACCTGGAGAACAGTCAAACTAAACGCTGTATTTGCGTATCGCTCTCTGTCCTTCACGCCCCTCCAGTCGCAGGATTTTGGCAGCTTTTTATGGCAGCGTAGTTCTTTTAACAGAGCGTACAGGCTGAGTGAATGCAGCGGAGCTCCCACGTTCAGGTGGAGGAATGCGGCCTCATtaaagcagcagagagcaggaaCGGTGCATTCCTGCGGAGTGAGCTAAAGCGGGAAGAGACACACAAAACGCACATTATATCGAATGAagtattaagcttcgctcctacgagatgggtgggtttttgttaggTTAAGGGCCGGGACGCACCAGGCCGATGATCGGCctttggacagtctggcgaggtcggtgactcgagtctgttcggtgtgtcccgtgccgtcgtccgtccgggggggctgtcggcgttcattttggccgacctgacatgttcatggcgagcggaatgagcatgacttagagcaggggtcaccaacatgGTGCCCGCttggtagcccccaaggaccacatgagtagccctcaggtctgttctaaaaatgaaaattgaatattgatattgtcTGTTTCCCAACTTTGTTAAAtcattgtgagaaatcattaacatgatcagtgtcttcacatagatgagtatcaataatcattaataatcatatataactaaaggcaaactgagcacatttgttatttcagaagagtgtatcaaactggtagcccttcgtatgactcaatacccatgaagtagctctctgtttcaaaaaggttggtgacccctgactTAGTctgagtctctcaaaatctgacgaaaatcttttaaactgacctttgttgatctgaaatgaagacagattcagcagctgcatcacggcctatttctctcttcagatgttttcagaaacatgtttcggtgaactattttagtccaatatgagatcggattctgaacgagccgccatgacagtcgggctttgaatttccggagaaaacaaacccatgtgacgcgttcgtccaatcagctgccggttttcatttcttgggcaacaatacagagtagcgccgcctgctgttatggagacgtattacgtttctcaagtcggtgtcgcctcagtgtgtcccggggcagttttttggacctcgggggacccgactgatcatttcAACTGGCTTTTTCTGTCGACGGTTGCCTGTGTCCTGGCTAATACACaaaaagctaactggctatagttagcctgtacgtatgctagcggacattagctaacattGCCGAGCCAGCCAGCAACTTCGGCAGTAGAGTTTTGGCGAGCCAACCACGACGGTGCtgtcgcccacaatcaacctctgctgctaaaagCAGTCAACCTGCAGGGATgtttgaaatggagacacacAAATCGTGCCTTTTCCCGGAGATCCTAGCCATTATTTTTTCCTGTCCtggacttggtcttgactcggactcaaacctctttggactcggtcttgtcttggtcttgactagttctggtcttggactcgacaaaggtggtcttgactacagccctgccaTCCAGGTTTGACAACAAGTGTGCGGAGAGGCTCTACAATCCTGCGCTGCCCTCACCATCTGTCAAAGTGAAAACATACGGGGGACAAACAGGGGAAAGTTAATGAGGTTTTGAGCAGGCACTAAATGTAATGGCACTACTTGAACTTTTTACGATGACACGCGGCTGTACATAATAACCCTGAATGACTTTACAGCCTGAGTCGGTTTTTAGGGTCTGTTACAGTCATGAAGTCTgcagggagggaaggaaggaaggaaggaaagaagggcCGCAGAGTGATATTTATCTGACTCAGCACAGTCGAGATGGAAAATGACCCTAGTGATTTTCACCACACAGGAAATAAAGGCACTATTTCTAATAGTTACAGTCGCTTGCATAAGTTTATACACCCAtactaaagttgactaaaaagatgaataaaaaaaacatcttttcaaaATTGAtattaatgccttaatttaaaaaaatgaggtaaaatccaacctttaaggacatcaattttctttgtgaatgaataatgtattgtaaataaataaatgttattccttaaaatacagggggcataagtatagacacccctatgttaaattcccatagaggcaggcagatgtttatttttaaaggccatttatttcatggatccaggatactatgcatcctgataaagttcccttggcctttggaattaaaatagcctcCCCCTCACATCataacatacccttcaccataccctcacatcatcacatacccttcaccatacctagagtttggcatggttttatttcagttagcctaacagctggtttgatttgcactgagagatgattttaATGGGAAGTACcacatgccaatctctaggtacgGAATTtcttttgctgacttttttagggctttatgtcgaccaaatagcagtcaaaaatatttgacttttcaattaaataaaagcatgccaaCAAACTAttcatgtctggcccttgatgtgatcctcattttccagtgtggcccttagtgaagttgagtttgacacacatTATTTAGACGATCTGTCTGACAGATCCAGAAATCTTTTACTTGCAGACAATCATCTGAATTCAACCGGAGCTGCAGTtcagagcagaaaaaaagaacaaacacGCCCCCTGCTGACCGAGAACCAGTGGGACGGCCTCTGACAAGCTGATCTGAGATCTGTTTCAGCTCCGAATGGCATGTTTCTCGTCCTGCAGAGACGCCAGCGAGGCTTTAGATAAGGGGGTGTCAAACTGAACTTCCCTAAGGGCAGCACTGGAAAAacagaatcacatcaagggccagacattagattagattagattagattagattagattagattagattagattagattagattagattagattacattagattagattcaactttattgtcattgtgcagagtacaactacaaagacaacgaaatgcagtttgcatccaaccagaagtgcaaaaagagcagaaaagtgcaacgTGATATACACAGtctagacaggtggtgcatagacagAACAAGAAATATAatgcagtgtagacagtagtatacagttggtttacagaaggtggtttagagtaatatgcattaaatataaatatgtgtagtgtattagcagttaccttataagTGCTGAATAAATATGTAATACGTAATATGAACAacgtatgaacaacatgtacatgtTGAGTTTATTGCAAGGGGCGTAActgggttgagatctccaactatctagATAGGTCCCGGGACGTGCCTGCATGGATTGAGAAAATCGACAAAAACTACCTGTgtcttataatatattatatgaaTATGTATCATAATGCCTGATATATGCCATGAGAAATCCAGCTAAATTACCGGCTTTACACCCAATTTAAATAGCAGGTCTAACAGTGAGAGCCTGAGACTGGTGACGGAGGTGTTTTAAAGGCGTCTTGGTGACATCACAGCTTCTGAATATAACTCGGAGGCGTCTCCTCACATTCCCGCTGCCGACCGACAGGATAAAGTTAGAAACTGAGGAAACTTTAGAGGCCCCAGGACAGAGCTCAGAGCACCTTACaaggagcgtgtgtgtgtgtgtgtgcgtgtgtgtgcgtgcatacgCGTTTGTCAATGTTGGGAAATCAactgtatgacttttttacgcTGATAACTTCACTTCTGTCGGTAACTTAATTTGCGTGAACAACATACTTATATTTAACTCAAACCACGGCCACGAccgtatgtgtgtgagtgtgtgtgtgtgtgtgtgtgtgtgtgtgtgtgtgtgtgtgtgtgtgtgtacctgtgtgtgtgtgtgcgtgtgcatgcgtgtacgtgtgcgtgtgtgcatgcgtgtatttgtgtgtgtattagtgtgcgtgtgtgtccgtgcgtgtatttgtgtgtgtgtgtgtgtgtgtgtgtgtgtgtgcgtgttcacgtgcatgtatttgtgtgtgtgtgtgtgagtgtgtacacATGAGTgcgtgtgggtatgtgtgtgtgcgtgtatttgtgtgtgtgtacctgtgcttgtgtgcgtgtgtgtatttgtgtgcgtgtgtgtgtgtgtgtgtgtgcgtgtgtgtgtgtacctgtgtgtgtgtgtgcgtgtgcatgcgtgtacgtgtgcgtgtgtgcatgcgtgtatttgtgtgtgtattagtgtgcgtgtgtgtgtgtgtgtgtgtgtgtgtgtgcgtgttcacgtgcatgtatttgtgtgtgtgtgtgtgagtgtgtacacATGAGTgcgtgtgggtatgtgtgtgtgcgtgtatttgtgtgtgtgtacctgtgcttgtgtgcgtgtgtgtatttgtgtgcgtgtgtgtgtgtgtgtgtgcgcgtgtgtgtgctggATCCGAATATCCGACTACACGGATATTTGTTTTATGGCTAGGTGTTCGATATACAATTTTGGGATTTGAATATTcgtcttgtttttttcttcaatgcTGTAATAAAGTTGAAACACAGTCAACTTTTGGAGACACGAAATCCCTAAGAAGGATATAAACacgcttattttttttaacctttttttggGGAATAGTCTTTCATGCTTTTTGAGTGAGATCTACGTCTgagaacatacacacagaaggTGTGAAAACAATGTCCAACATGTATACAATTTGAGAATAAAATAACTGACTccgggggatacggtgaataagctaaagtcccaataagtcgctgtgttcctttaaagtaaACGTGTTTGTGTGCGATCAGCAGCGGACCGAACCAACCAGCGTCCGATGAGACGCTAGCTGCAGCTTCGgccgtggtttaggtgtgtgtgacagctgCCAAcgttcaacaacaacaatgccGGACATGATAggcagatggttcatccaatcacctgccaggtatatCTTTTGAAAGTGCCCGCCCTTTCCCAAAACAGTTGCCAATAGATCTtgttcacggcagacatgttgacatgttatagtaggaaaagcacaggagtattcaaaaccattactgatggctgcattccacttaggagagaccctggtattaaaccattactgatggctgcattccacttaggagagaccctggtattaaaccattactgatggctgcattccacttaggagagaccctggtattaaaccattactgatggctgcattccacttaggagagaccctggtattaaaccattactgatggctgcattccacttaggagagaccctggtattaaaccattactgatggctgtattccacttaggagaggtcctggtattgtgcatgctgactcactgaaatatcttactgggacacttgatggaatttaGCCATCGTTGGTTATCAAGttcagctgggcttttcctactattacaagtcaacatgtctgctgtgaaaaaggtccatgacggcttctcagatgttaacaaaccatctggagTGTCAGCTTATCAAACTGTATAAgtcctcctgcacactggctgcgtagcgtgagcgtgtcagctgcgtggcgtgtccgttttaatttgggctcccatgttaacaggtcagagcgtgcacactgcctgcgtgacacgcacgtctcaggcgcagCTCGAGCTGCGTCAAAAACACGTgcgtgctagaaatagaaccgacgggTATTTTTCAGGCGACACGCAACCGTGTTGGAAGcttttccaggcaaaatagaataggaaaagatgtttatatgtcgtttagacacgaATACATACTAATGACATGCGGATGTTTggaagtctcgaggttttgacataaatgcagatgtatataaatgtaatttcacaaaacctgtcaatacagaaggaaatatcctgtagcctattttgccgtcaatactgccgacgttgtctttgctgtaatcagatcagaatatatttatttattatatttatgtgtccagacaaggctagcagcagcagcgccgcctcagacacctttctggtgtgtaaagatgtataaaaatccacgcagccgccacgcaacagaaacgccactcAGATCAGAGTGCAAGAGCCCTAACACCACATATAAAATACGATACtgaacaaaacatttcctcGGGCAGTGcggcacacttttttttttttttaaatctcggTGTCGGTTCTGTCAATAGAAACAAGGCAAATGAAGACACAAAAATAAATCCACACTCATTTTCTTCCACATTTGACTTTATTGTTTCTTCAACGTGGTTCAGTTTGCGTGAATGTTTCCCTGAATGTGTGGAGTTTTAAGACATGGTGTTGTGTGTTGGTGTGGGAACTCCCTCATAAACTCCCCCCCCCATAAATACAGTTAAAATCCTCAATAAAGCTTCAACTTTTCCTGCAGGGCGACTTCTCTCGGACATGCTAACCCGAAACATTAAAACCAGACTTCCTGGTTCAACCAACACATATAAGACATGTGGAGTTCAtataaacagacaaaaaaaaaataagacaaacagCAGCAATACGTTTAGGAAGTCTCGAACATCTTCTTCCTGTCAGCCTTTCCTTCCACATTCTTACGCCAGTCGCCTGCAGCTTCAGTCGGCTGCAGAGgagaacaaacaaacacacttatTACAATCAAAATCACGTTtttgaagaaaaagtaaaacatacaaTTCAGGGATGTTATAAGATTTGGATTTATGTAGACTAGAAAactattatttttacaactCCTGCTTCGTGTTATTTCTcacacaaaaagacattttatgTCCAACAAATGTGTTCCAGAAGTATGGAAGCCCTTTTCTGCCAAAGTGATGTCAGTGAttcccaaactttttcacgtgaaggacccctaaactgacacaaattagtctacatctacactactacgtgcaatgcattctgggagcgtcGCGGGGACTTTGGAGAAGCGGGGCATCGAGTCGCCCCGCTGCTCATTTGCATAAGCTTGAATCCAggcaactttatgcaaatgaggagtggCCGGCACCTCTCAAAAGCTGACGAAATCATTTTAAACTGACcgttgttgatctgaaatgaagacagattcagcaactgcacggcctatatctcgcttaaaatgttttcagaaacaagtttcggtgaactattatTGTAAAATACGAGACTGTATTCCAAACGAGTTACCATTATGGTCGGTTTTGAAGTTCGGGAGCAGCGAATCAGTCTAATCAGATAAAGCcatctgttttcttttctgttttacggagccataacgtgaggtacaaggtaatggagccttttatacattgtcgtgtttctttagataaaaacaatggacaaatagagtctttaaacgcttcagatgtaaagttatttgctgtcaaagtggcgccaaaatgaatgggagtcaatgggataaCAGGCAAGAAGAAGAGGTCTTTTGGCATATGGATTGGGACATTTCCAAAACAAAACTCTCATGCAAACGTATTGCCAGTGTGCCATTGGTTGAGCAGTGCTCCTGAGGTTGCTGACCCCCACTGCCGGAGCTAAACGATAGAAATAATACGGTGAGCTCACCTCCTCTTTGGCCTCCTTCTTGACCTGCTTCAGGTTGGCCCTGAGGTCCATGTTGACCGTGTGTTTGGAGCCCAGCAGAGCCTTCAGCATGGTGTCAGCGGACATACGCACTTTCTTCAGGGCAGGTTTCTTCACTCCGGCCAGATCCACCACTTTGATCTTCAGGTCTTCAATCTGTGATGAGGAATTAGTTTTTAATTATActtctattatctttattggtACTAtaactgccactgttcatcataccaaatgctataattattatgaatcatatttctgtatatctgtatcaatgtctctgtatttctgtatatctgtatcagtgtctctgtatatctgtatcaatgtctctgtatatctgtatcagtgtctctgtatttctgtacatctgtatcagtgtctctgtatttctgtataaCTGTGTATAAGTGTattagtgtctctgtatatctgtatatctgtatatctgtgtatcagtgtctctgtatgtccTGAGGTTTCTCCCTGTtgaaaggaagtttttcctcgccgctgtcgcaccaaatgctggctcttggggggaattgttgggtctctgtaaattgtAGTATAGAGTGTGgtgtagacctactctatctgtacaGTGTCCTGGCTGTTAATGGCGTTTACCTCTTTGTCGGCCTTCTGCACTTTGGCTTCGATGTCGTACCTCTCCTCATCAATCTTATCGATCTGGGCGCTGATCTTCTTGCAGATTTCCTGtcgacacacaaacacacccactgGCCATGTTAGATCCCCTACAGGTGGACCTTTAGAGCTCCACAGTGACCTGACCTCCCACTGGCCATGTTAGATCCCCTACAGGTGGACCTATAGAGCTCCACAGTGACCTGACCTCCCACTGGCCATGTTAGATCCCCTACAGGTGGACCTATAGAGCTCCACAGTGACCTGACCACCCACTTTCTGAACACCTCCGGCTCCCAAACACCTCTGCAGTGAAATTTTAAGTAACTTTATAGCTTATAGTTTTCATTTCAGTAGTGTAATGTTCCCTATCTTTCtatttttatatgtatttattcaaaCTATGGGTAAAATGTGTCTTTATAGTATGAGTAATGTGtagcagcggtggaagaagtactaatacctatctatctatctatctatctatctatctatctatctctctctatctatctctctctctaactatctatctatctatctatctatctatctatctatctatctatgtatctatctatctatctacctatatctatctatctatctatctatctatctatctatctatctacctatctctctctatctctctatctctctatctatctatctatctatctatctaacccTTCGCTATATTTCAGAGGGATCTACTTTCTTCTGCACCCTGTCAGCTGTACTAACTTCAGGTCAAGATTGAAGATAAAACATAagatcagtttaaaaaacattattgaACTTTCTGGATGTATTTCTCCCGGTTTGATGATTATTGACTATtgaaccagtgtgtgtgtgtgtgtgtgtgtgtgtgtgtgtgtgtgtgtgtgtgtgtgtgtgtgtgtgtgtgtgtgggtctcacCATGAGGGCGGCGTGGTCTCCGCTCATCGTCGGTGCAGGACAGTTCTCGGACATGTAGGCCTCCTTGGCCGCGACCAGGTCCTTCTTCTCCTGCTCCAACCATCCTGCAGCGATCGACAGGATCAGACTCTGCAGGAGGACCAACAGGAAGAGGTCTTACACACTGAGATCTGATGCTGGGACCTCAACAAGTCAGGAAGAGGTCTTACACACTGAGATCTGATGCTGGGACCTCAACAAGTCAGGAAGAGGTCTTACACACTGAGATCACCTGATCACTCCtgtttgacccattttcaaaaagattctacatcagaaatttgggtttctttcaaagaAATTATAACGTGGATGAATCCATACAACACTcttcagttcactactttcattgaattttattcgatttcatagcatttgaaaaactgttgataaaagaacgttgaaaaaagtgacaaaaaatgtcggaaaaacatgaccaaaacatcaggaaaagggACAAAACGTTGAAAATAATTTTcgttttaaattttgacccagcataaaaaatcaacaaaaacatcagaaaaagtgacaaaaaacttggaaaaacggacaaaaatgtcggaaaagaCGGCCAAAACGTTGAAAATAATTTTcgtttaaaattttgaccccaGGAAATCAAAAAGTTGCAGGTCGGCAGGAAGACAGAACGAGGGTTAAACGTGATCGGAAATGCTGAGAAGTTAAATGGATAAAACACCAAATGCGTATGCAtccgcagctgaaaatagtcccccaacaaatgcactactTTCATTACATTTGCTAAAGACTATTTTAGGATATTACTCAACCTTTTTtctaacaaataaataaatttacaTCTTTTGTAAGAACCAATCAGCTTGGAGCCGAGAACCACAAACAGGAAGTGTTGAGTTAAGATCTTTTTTTGACTTTGTAAAGTGATTTTAAAacacttaaaggacaattcctgCGCAAAATGGTGCAAAATGTACAGAGTCGATcattctctgggatctgttttcatgctaatcgaatgtgtctctggcttgaaacaagctaaCGCAAACCGGTGATTAGCTGCTAACACTAGCTTTCGGGgcaatcgctatttctacaccactaacgaggctcaaaatagcaccacacttccatggtagcataatgagggtccctacatggaAACCCAagtattgagaactttgtaagtgtacagacagtttattaaaaagatagtttctGAAGACAttagcgttcatgtttacattcgGGCGCCATcagtcatgaccagtcaaactaccgttgaagtgtggtgctattttgacaTGAGATAAAATAGCAATATACCctctagcgttagcagctaatcacCCGTTTGCGGTAGCTtatttcaagctagagacacattcgattagcatgaaagcagatcccagagaacggtctactcggtacacatgtgttattaacccctagatTGGACAGTTTGCGCtgggaattgtcctttaagctaTCAAAACTAACATGTGTATAGCAAATATGTTCAAGACGAGCTTTGGAAAAACCTTATTTTTATCCAGGACTTTAAGAAATGCCCCTTTAATTCGTACACAGACTTTTTAAGTTAAGGTTACCTTCAGGTGATGCCTGCGGCTTGAAGTCATCTTTTTCCTGTTTTGAGAGGAAGTCAGAAAAACATTATCATAAACTAAGTAACTCTGAAAGTCATGCTTTTCTTACAAGTAAAAACATCCATCTTGATGAAAGATATTATGACATTTTCCCAAAtgcagttcagtttttttttt harbors:
- the LOC114559635 gene encoding troponin I, fast skeletal muscle encodes the protein MSEKKMTSSRRHHLKSLILSIAAGWLEQEKKDLVAAKEAYMSENCPAPTMSGDHAALMEICKKISAQIDKIDEERYDIEAKVQKADKEIEDLKIKVVDLAGVKKPALKKVRMSADTMLKALLGSKHTVNMDLRANLKQVKKEAKEEPTEAAGDWRKNVEGKADRKKMFETS